The proteins below are encoded in one region of Pacificitalea manganoxidans:
- a CDS encoding NADP-dependent isocitrate dehydrogenase — protein MADTQTPDIIYTIVDEAPELASHSLLPMIRSFAAAAGIDVETRNISVAGRILAAFPDYLNDDQRVSDDLAELGELVKTPDANVIKLPNISASVPQLVAALRELQSQGYNLPDYPEEPTTDEERDVRARYDAIKGSAVNPVLREGNSDRRAAKAVKSYAMQHPHSMGKWSSDSRTHVATMGARDFRSNEKSTTITAAQAGGARITFTSAGGAETVLKDGLSYDEGTVVDATFLSASALRAFIKEQIAATEPGVLFSVHLKATMMKVSDPIIFGHFVAVYLEDFLAKHGQTVSDLGWSPNSGLGDLEARIAGKTELEADLKAALEARPPLYMVNSDRGISNLHVPSDVIIDASMPAIIRAGGIGWGPDGNAAETKCCIPDSSYAAVYDETIDYFKETGALDPTSCGAVSNVGLMAQKAEEYGSHPTTFEMSEAGTVRIVLANGDVLHEHAVEAGDIWRSATAKKAPIEDWIKLGIARTKATGAAAFWLDASRAHDAELIKVVKPALEKAGIDIPIMAPREATRFTLETMRKGDDCVTITGNVLRDYLTDLFPILELGTSAKMLSIVKLMNGGGLFETGAGGSAPKHVQQLVEENHLRWDSLGEFCALGESLKFLAEARGKQQAQVLGEAVEAATQQVLDNDRSPERKVGANDNRSSHYWFTRYWAEALAAQQDDADLAAHFAPIAQALAEKEATILAELQDGEGKPVDLGGYYHPGEDKTSAVMRPSATLNAILG, from the coding sequence ATGGCAGACACTCAGACCCCCGATATCATTTATACCATCGTGGACGAAGCCCCGGAACTGGCCAGCCATTCGCTGCTGCCGATGATCCGCAGCTTCGCCGCTGCCGCCGGCATCGATGTGGAAACCCGCAACATCTCCGTCGCCGGGCGGATCCTTGCGGCCTTCCCCGACTACCTCAATGACGATCAGCGCGTCTCCGACGATCTGGCCGAACTGGGCGAGTTGGTGAAGACCCCCGACGCCAACGTCATCAAGCTGCCCAACATCTCGGCCTCCGTGCCGCAGCTGGTCGCCGCGCTGCGCGAACTGCAATCGCAGGGCTACAACCTCCCCGACTACCCCGAGGAGCCGACCACCGACGAAGAGCGTGACGTCCGCGCCCGCTATGACGCGATCAAGGGCTCCGCGGTGAACCCGGTCCTACGCGAAGGCAACTCCGACCGCCGCGCGGCAAAGGCCGTGAAATCCTACGCCATGCAGCACCCCCACTCGATGGGCAAATGGTCGTCGGACAGCCGCACCCATGTCGCGACGATGGGCGCGCGCGATTTCCGCTCCAACGAGAAATCCACCACCATCACCGCCGCGCAGGCCGGTGGCGCCCGCATCACCTTTACCTCCGCAGGCGGCGCCGAAACCGTGCTGAAGGATGGCCTGTCCTATGACGAAGGCACCGTCGTCGACGCGACCTTCCTGTCCGCCTCCGCCCTGCGCGCCTTCATCAAGGAGCAGATCGCCGCAACCGAGCCGGGCGTGCTGTTCTCCGTCCACCTGAAGGCCACCATGATGAAGGTCTCCGACCCGATCATCTTTGGTCATTTCGTGGCGGTCTACCTCGAAGACTTCCTTGCCAAGCACGGCCAGACCGTCAGCGATCTGGGCTGGTCGCCCAATTCGGGCCTCGGCGATCTGGAAGCACGCATCGCCGGCAAGACCGAGCTTGAAGCCGATCTGAAAGCCGCGCTGGAAGCACGCCCGCCGCTTTACATGGTGAATTCCGATCGCGGCATCAGCAACCTGCACGTCCCCTCGGACGTCATCATCGACGCCTCCATGCCCGCGATCATCCGCGCCGGTGGCATTGGCTGGGGTCCGGACGGCAACGCCGCCGAAACCAAATGCTGCATCCCTGATAGCAGCTATGCCGCCGTCTATGACGAGACGATCGACTATTTCAAGGAAACCGGCGCGCTCGACCCCACCTCCTGCGGTGCCGTGTCGAATGTCGGCCTGATGGCGCAGAAAGCCGAAGAATACGGCTCCCACCCCACCACCTTCGAAATGTCGGAAGCAGGCACCGTGCGCATCGTGCTCGCCAATGGCGACGTGCTGCATGAACACGCCGTCGAAGCAGGCGACATCTGGCGCTCCGCCACCGCCAAAAAGGCCCCGATCGAAGACTGGATCAAGCTTGGCATCGCCCGTACGAAAGCAACCGGCGCCGCGGCATTCTGGCTCGACGCTTCCCGCGCCCATGACGCCGAACTCATCAAGGTGGTGAAACCCGCACTTGAGAAAGCCGGCATCGATATCCCGATCATGGCCCCGCGCGAAGCCACCCGCTTCACGCTGGAAACCATGCGCAAGGGCGACGATTGCGTCACCATCACCGGCAACGTGCTGCGCGACTACCTGACCGACCTGTTCCCGATCCTTGAACTGGGCACCTCGGCCAAGATGCTGTCGATCGTGAAGCTGATGAACGGCGGCGGCCTGTTCGAAACCGGCGCTGGCGGCTCCGCGCCCAAGCACGTTCAGCAGCTGGTCGAGGAAAACCACCTGCGTTGGGACAGCCTCGGCGAATTCTGCGCTCTGGGCGAAAGCCTGAAGTTCCTCGCCGAAGCGCGCGGCAAACAGCAGGCGCAGGTTCTGGGCGAAGCGGTCGAGGCCGCGACCCAGCAGGTGCTCGACAATGACCGCTCGCCCGAGCGTAAGGTCGGCGCGAACGACAACCGCAGCTCGCATTACTGGTTCACCCGCTACTGGGCCGAAGCCTTGGCCGCACAGCAGGACGATGCCGACCTCGCCGCCCATTTCGCCCCCATCGCGCAGGCGCTGGCCGAAAAGGAAGCGACGATCCTCGCCGAGCTTCAGGACGGCGAAGGCAAGCCCGTCGATCTGGGCGGCTACTACCACCCGGGAGAGGACAAGACCTCCGCGGTCATGCGCCCCTCCGCCACGCTCAACGCGATCCTCGGCTGA